A region of Necator americanus strain Aroian chromosome I, whole genome shotgun sequence DNA encodes the following proteins:
- a CDS encoding hypothetical protein (NECATOR_CHRI.G3927.T1), translating to MEAHPSVQISECRSIDPSIEEVWEVWLPLDSVKPLTAKTQRNLTLSVQNDMKPGAASSAVGTIAICTDECWLAGFPPPSEPLRSSAPLQAQPLLYLHRASSQFKGSTPRI from the coding sequence ATGGAGGCTCATCCATCCGTACAAATCTCAGAATGTCGATCGATCGATCCATCAATCGAGGAAGTGTGGGAAGTTTGGTTGCCTTTAGACAGTGTCAAACCATTAACAGCGAAGACGCAGAGGAACCTCACAttgtcggttcaaaacgacatgaagcccgGTGCAGCTTCGTCAGCGGTTGGGACAATCGCGATCTGCACCGATGAGTGCTGGCTAGCAGGATTTCCTCCTCCatccgaaccgctacgctcctccgcaccgcttcaagcgcaaccgcttttatacctgcaccgcgcttcaagtcagtttaaaggcagcacaccacgaatctga
- a CDS encoding hypothetical protein (NECATOR_CHRI.G3925.T4), whose translation MVGKQEDGGSVTTGISTPAYATAISCEETGRNSRYSVTLPPEQQPGPSAPVISTKDEVIVETSDGGLFLLSRCRLAAESHFFRALFHGSYLESKASRVRLTCINSSDFRACLSLTAHMYNGTTPKFSAEAAMNLMVTASFLQMSSLMEELSNTVVNCVHPSNRLAAYRKATIRNAPLAQRLWASIVKEFRLHMSSGDYERMTESEILKALADERLDVGSREEEALITNWIAKNPKNNERMVRLKAEALRRRGTDSRLGPVVRDRIPREIILAIGGWSTGGPSDIVEVFNPRAHSWVVPESTIREIPRAYHGAVLCDEKMIIFGGFNGREYFQHAKLFDLNKKSWEYVANMHDRRCYVAATPFIDPSGKYHVVAAGGYNGFRRLNSGEILNLERNHWYHLPFMAKQRSDAGAVVLAGRPTVIGGFDGRLIHNDIEMLDFESQSWLAHFHA comes from the exons ATGGTCGGTAAGCAAGAAGATGGAGGATCGGTAACGACTGGCATCAGCACACCAGCCTACGCCACCGCCATCTCATGCGAAGAAACCGGCCGCAATTCAAGATATAGTGTTACTCTGCCGCCAGAACAGCAACCAGGACCGTCCGCTCCTGTCATTTCAACTAAGGATGAAGTTATCGTTGAAACTAGCGATGGAGGTTTG TTCCTACTTAGTCGCTGTCGATTAGCAGCTGAGTCTCACTTCTTTCGCGCTCTGTTTCACGGGTCCTATTTAGAATCCAAAGCAAGCCGAGTAAG aTTGACTTGTATAAACTCGTCCGATTTTCGGGCGTGCCTTTCACTAACTGCACATATGTATAACGGTACGACGCCAAAATTTTCAGCGGAAGCCGCCATGAAT CTTATGGTTACCGCATCATTTCTGCAAATGAGTTCATTAATGGAAGAATTAAGTAATACAGTAGTTAATTGTGTGCATCCATCGAATCGTCTAGCTGCATATCGAAAAGCTACTATACGAAATGCTCCATTGGCACAGAGGTTGTGGGCCAGCATAGTTAAGGAGTTTCGATTG CACATGAGTTCCGGTGATTACGAACGGATGACGGAGAGCGAAATTTTAAAAGCTTTAGCCGACGAGCGTCTTGACGTTGGTAGTAGAGAAGAGGAGGCATTAATAACAAATTGGATTGCT aaaaatccgaaaaacaaTGAACGTATGGTAAGATTAAAAGCTGAAGCACTTCGGAGGCGAGGAACAGATTCTCGGCTAGGGCCTGTTGTTCGCGACAGAATACCAAGAGAAATAATCTTAGCAATAG GTGGTTGGAGCACTGGTGGACCTTCGGACATTGTTGAGGTGTTTAATCCAAGAGCACATTCTTGGGTGGTTCCAGAATCGACGATAAG AGAAATTCCGCGGGCTTATCATGGAGCAGTTCTCTGCGATGAAAAAATGATTATATTTGGAGGTTTTAACGGGCGAGAATATTTCCAACACGCAAAATTGTTTGACCTTAATAAGAAG AGCTGGGAATACGTAGCGAATATGCATGACCGAAGGTGTTATGTGGCTGCTACTCCATTTATTGATCCGAGCGGAAAATACCACGTTGTAGCTGCAGGAGG GTACAATGGATTTCGACGATTAAATTCAGGAGAAATTTTAAACCTTGAGAGAAACCATTGGTATCATCTTCCTTTTATGGCGAAGCAAAG ATCGGATGCAGGTGCTGTTGTCCTGGCAGGACGGCCGACGGTTATAGGTGGTTTCGACGGCAGGTTAATCCACAACGATATTGAGATGTTGGATTTCGAATCACAGTCATGGTTAGCACATTTTCAtgcatga
- a CDS encoding hypothetical protein (NECATOR_CHRI.G3925.T3): MVGKQEDGGSVTTGISTPAYATAISCEETGRNSRYSVTLPPEQQPGPSAPVISTKDEVIVETSDGGLFLLSRCRLAAESHFFRALFHGSYLESKASRVRLTCINSSDFRACLSLTAHMYNGTTPKFSAEAAMNLMVTASFLQMSSLMEELSNTVVNCVHPSNRLAAYRKATIRNAPLAQRLWASIVKEFRLHMSSGDYERMTESEILKALADERLDVGSREEEALITNWIAKNPKNNERMVRLKAEALRRRGTDSRLGPVVRDRIPREIILAIGGWSTGGPSDIVEVFNPRAHSWVVPESTIREIPRAYHGAVLCDEKMIIFGGFNGREYFQHAKLFDLNKKSWEYVANMHDRRCYVAATPFIDPSGKYHVVAAGGYNGFRRLNSGEILNLERNHWYHLPFMAKQRSDAGAVVLAGRPTVIGGFDGRLIHNDIEMLDFESQSWLTGSSVMRSVRTGVSAVTYDSNAVIVVGGFNGVRRLKSTEFYDHRVGLWYPLPDMEITRSNFGIELMNGSIYIAGGFDGSRTTNTVERFDMRAYKWETLPSMSIPKSALRLIRIADHDAIKGLINFQPQTVDFI; this comes from the exons ATGGTCGGTAAGCAAGAAGATGGAGGATCGGTAACGACTGGCATCAGCACACCAGCCTACGCCACCGCCATCTCATGCGAAGAAACCGGCCGCAATTCAAGATATAGTGTTACTCTGCCGCCAGAACAGCAACCAGGACCGTCCGCTCCTGTCATTTCAACTAAGGATGAAGTTATCGTTGAAACTAGCGATGGAGGTTTG TTCCTACTTAGTCGCTGTCGATTAGCAGCTGAGTCTCACTTCTTTCGCGCTCTGTTTCACGGGTCCTATTTAGAATCCAAAGCAAGCCGAGTAAG aTTGACTTGTATAAACTCGTCCGATTTTCGGGCGTGCCTTTCACTAACTGCACATATGTATAACGGTACGACGCCAAAATTTTCAGCGGAAGCCGCCATGAAT CTTATGGTTACCGCATCATTTCTGCAAATGAGTTCATTAATGGAAGAATTAAGTAATACAGTAGTTAATTGTGTGCATCCATCGAATCGTCTAGCTGCATATCGAAAAGCTACTATACGAAATGCTCCATTGGCACAGAGGTTGTGGGCCAGCATAGTTAAGGAGTTTCGATTG CACATGAGTTCCGGTGATTACGAACGGATGACGGAGAGCGAAATTTTAAAAGCTTTAGCCGACGAGCGTCTTGACGTTGGTAGTAGAGAAGAGGAGGCATTAATAACAAATTGGATTGCT aaaaatccgaaaaacaaTGAACGTATGGTAAGATTAAAAGCTGAAGCACTTCGGAGGCGAGGAACAGATTCTCGGCTAGGGCCTGTTGTTCGCGACAGAATACCAAGAGAAATAATCTTAGCAATAG GTGGTTGGAGCACTGGTGGACCTTCGGACATTGTTGAGGTGTTTAATCCAAGAGCACATTCTTGGGTGGTTCCAGAATCGACGATAAG AGAAATTCCGCGGGCTTATCATGGAGCAGTTCTCTGCGATGAAAAAATGATTATATTTGGAGGTTTTAACGGGCGAGAATATTTCCAACACGCAAAATTGTTTGACCTTAATAAGAAG AGCTGGGAATACGTAGCGAATATGCATGACCGAAGGTGTTATGTGGCTGCTACTCCATTTATTGATCCGAGCGGAAAATACCACGTTGTAGCTGCAGGAGG GTACAATGGATTTCGACGATTAAATTCAGGAGAAATTTTAAACCTTGAGAGAAACCATTGGTATCATCTTCCTTTTATGGCGAAGCAAAG ATCGGATGCAGGTGCTGTTGTCCTGGCAGGACGGCCGACGGTTATAGGTGGTTTCGACGGCAGGTTAATCCACAACGATATTGAGATGTTGGATTTCGAATCACAGTCATG GTTAACCGGCTCGTCAGTGATGCGCTCGGTGCGCACTGGTGTATCGGCGGTGACGTACGATTCGAATGCTGTTATTGTTGTTGGTGGATTCAATGGAGTACGACGTCTAAAGAGTACAGAATTCTATGACCATCGGGTTGGATTATGGTATCCGTTACCAGATATGGAGATCACAAG GTCAAATTTTGGTATTGAACTTATGAATGGTTCTATTTATATAGCCGGAGGTTTTGACGGATCAAGGACAACTAATACAGTAGAAAGATTCGATATGAGAGCTTACAAATGGGAA ACCCTTCCATCGATGAGTATACCGAAATCGGCACTACGATTAATACGAATCGCCGATCACGACGCAATCAAGGGACTCATCAACTTCCAACCGCAAACAGTCGACTTCATCTAA
- a CDS encoding hypothetical protein (NECATOR_CHRI.G3926.T1), which produces MTRGCGTCWSTALADLANEIKPSISSLVIYTQRYSFAGTLSDKWMLPATPHPVEQHASEDGEKAETSGKSTVPSRNLAGTLSQNIDRICRGFKTREHSNY; this is translated from the exons ATGACTCGTGGTTGTGGCACGTGCTGGTCTACTGCGTTAGCAGATCTggcaaatgag atcaaaccatctatatcgtcgctggtgatctacacgcagcgatactcattcgctggtacactgagtgacaagtggaTGCTACCAGCcacgccacatccggtggaacaacac gcctctgaagacggcgaaaaagccgaaacgtcaggcaaatcaACGGTTCCATCTAGAAACCTCGCAGgtacactatcacaaaacatagacagaatatgccgaggtttcaagacaagagaacattcgaactactag
- a CDS encoding hypothetical protein (NECATOR_CHRI.G3925.T2), with the protein MVGKQEDGGSVTTGISTPAYATAISCEETGRNSRYSVTLPPEQQPGPSAPVISTKDEVIVETSDGGLFLLSRCRLAAESHFFRALFHGSYLESKASRVRLTCINSSDFRACLSLTAHMYNGTTPKFSAEAAMNLMVTASFLQMSSLMEELSNTVVNCVHPSNRLAAYRKATIRNAPLAQRLWASIVKEFRLHMSSGDYERMTESEILKALADERLDVGSREEEALITNWIAKNPKNNERMVRLKAEALRRRGTDSRLGPVVRDRIPREIILAIGGWSTGGPSDIVEVFNPRAHSWVVPESTIREIPRAYHGAVLCDEKMIIFGGFNGREYFQHAKLFDLNKKSWEYVANMHDRRCYVAATPFIDPSGKYHVVAAGGYNGFRRLNSGEILNLERNHWYHLPFMAKQRSDAGAVVLAGRPTVIGGFDGRLIHNDIEMLDFESQSWIQDISSLALDSTSGEACFSSEMTPFRPGVCMIRVHANWLHFTVNLIKPALLRASP; encoded by the exons ATGGTCGGTAAGCAAGAAGATGGAGGATCGGTAACGACTGGCATCAGCACACCAGCCTACGCCACCGCCATCTCATGCGAAGAAACCGGCCGCAATTCAAGATATAGTGTTACTCTGCCGCCAGAACAGCAACCAGGACCGTCCGCTCCTGTCATTTCAACTAAGGATGAAGTTATCGTTGAAACTAGCGATGGAGGTTTG TTCCTACTTAGTCGCTGTCGATTAGCAGCTGAGTCTCACTTCTTTCGCGCTCTGTTTCACGGGTCCTATTTAGAATCCAAAGCAAGCCGAGTAAG aTTGACTTGTATAAACTCGTCCGATTTTCGGGCGTGCCTTTCACTAACTGCACATATGTATAACGGTACGACGCCAAAATTTTCAGCGGAAGCCGCCATGAAT CTTATGGTTACCGCATCATTTCTGCAAATGAGTTCATTAATGGAAGAATTAAGTAATACAGTAGTTAATTGTGTGCATCCATCGAATCGTCTAGCTGCATATCGAAAAGCTACTATACGAAATGCTCCATTGGCACAGAGGTTGTGGGCCAGCATAGTTAAGGAGTTTCGATTG CACATGAGTTCCGGTGATTACGAACGGATGACGGAGAGCGAAATTTTAAAAGCTTTAGCCGACGAGCGTCTTGACGTTGGTAGTAGAGAAGAGGAGGCATTAATAACAAATTGGATTGCT aaaaatccgaaaaacaaTGAACGTATGGTAAGATTAAAAGCTGAAGCACTTCGGAGGCGAGGAACAGATTCTCGGCTAGGGCCTGTTGTTCGCGACAGAATACCAAGAGAAATAATCTTAGCAATAG GTGGTTGGAGCACTGGTGGACCTTCGGACATTGTTGAGGTGTTTAATCCAAGAGCACATTCTTGGGTGGTTCCAGAATCGACGATAAG AGAAATTCCGCGGGCTTATCATGGAGCAGTTCTCTGCGATGAAAAAATGATTATATTTGGAGGTTTTAACGGGCGAGAATATTTCCAACACGCAAAATTGTTTGACCTTAATAAGAAG AGCTGGGAATACGTAGCGAATATGCATGACCGAAGGTGTTATGTGGCTGCTACTCCATTTATTGATCCGAGCGGAAAATACCACGTTGTAGCTGCAGGAGG GTACAATGGATTTCGACGATTAAATTCAGGAGAAATTTTAAACCTTGAGAGAAACCATTGGTATCATCTTCCTTTTATGGCGAAGCAAAG ATCGGATGCAGGTGCTGTTGTCCTGGCAGGACGGCCGACGGTTATAGGTGGTTTCGACGGCAGGTTAATCCACAACGATATTGAGATGTTGGATTTCGAATCACAGTCATG GATACAAGACATCTCTTCCTTAGCGTTAGACTCGACTAGCGGCGAGGCCTGCTTCTCTAGTGAGATGACCCCATTTCGCCCGGGCGTGTGCATGATCAGAGTTCATGCCAACTGGCTTCATTTCACTGTAAATCTTATCAAGCCAGCGCTGCTTCGGGCATCACCTTGA
- a CDS encoding hypothetical protein (NECATOR_CHRI.G3925.T1) produces the protein MDSPAILRLTGSSVMRSVRTGVSAVTYDSNAVIVVGGFNGVRRLKSTEFYDHRVGLWYPLPDMEITRSNFGIELMNGSIYIAGGFDGSRTTNTVERFDMRAYKWETLPSMSIPKSALRLIRIADHDAIKGLINFQPQTVDFI, from the exons ATGGACTCGCCTGCCATTTTACG GTTAACCGGCTCGTCAGTGATGCGCTCGGTGCGCACTGGTGTATCGGCGGTGACGTACGATTCGAATGCTGTTATTGTTGTTGGTGGATTCAATGGAGTACGACGTCTAAAGAGTACAGAATTCTATGACCATCGGGTTGGATTATGGTATCCGTTACCAGATATGGAGATCACAAG GTCAAATTTTGGTATTGAACTTATGAATGGTTCTATTTATATAGCCGGAGGTTTTGACGGATCAAGGACAACTAATACAGTAGAAAGATTCGATATGAGAGCTTACAAATGGGAA ACCCTTCCATCGATGAGTATACCGAAATCGGCACTACGATTAATACGAATCGCCGATCACGACGCAATCAAGGGACTCATCAACTTCCAACCGCAAACAGTCGACTTCATCTAA